One genomic window of Micromonospora sp. WMMD1128 includes the following:
- a CDS encoding tetratricopeptide repeat protein → MPADDPDELLRHFCADLRLLRTQARGPSLRVVSARVGLGKSQVGAILNGTVRRPPDWDVVRRLVECFHDHARAHHRLSHLSLRTGVEETWRPRYAMLEYAFQRRRTPPGGTGSRPPTASRRWPVPRQLPPVARHLVGRAAELATLDRAATSCGKPDGSATVVVIDGTAGVGKTTVALWWAHRAGGRFPDGQLHVDLGGFDPNGTRVSPENALRGFLIALGADPHRLPDDLSTRVALYRSLLADRRVLVVLDNACDPGQVRPLLPGGPSCMALVTSRNQLTGLVVGEGALPLRLELPTATDAAELFASRLGAGRAAGEPAAVAEIVDRCARLPLAVAIAAASAAARPDEPLAALAGQLRTGAAVLDTLSTGADGADVRTAFSWSYRRLSPIAATLFRTLGLHPGPDVTVAAAASLAGVPVRQVRPALAELARAHLVSAPHRDRYRTHDLLRAYAMELARATDPAARRRTAQGRLLDHLLHTAHAAGRMLDPQRHTITIPPPDDGVTVAALSDEAAALDWYAAEETTLVAAIHGAARTGFHAHAWQLTWACEPMLYRQVPRQQWAALQRVALAAARRLGDPLAQGHAHRGLGRAYSSIDNRRLRAGIHFNRALRNFATADRPVDEGYVRFHLSLLCERDGEYRAALEHTRRALELFERAGHRPGQARAYNGLGWQHALLGDYEVALASCARALDLMRAVGDLLGQAQAWDSIGFAHHGLRRYGEAVTAYRRALALVRRIGERNNEAEMLVHLGDTHEAAGSPEAAGRAWRQALTILDELGASEAADVRARLDGTPPVWPAAPPG, encoded by the coding sequence GTGCCCGCCGACGACCCGGACGAGCTGCTCCGGCACTTCTGCGCTGATCTGCGGCTGCTCCGGACACAGGCGCGGGGACCGAGCCTGCGGGTGGTGAGCGCCCGGGTCGGTCTCGGCAAGAGCCAGGTGGGCGCGATCCTCAACGGCACGGTCCGCCGGCCACCCGACTGGGACGTGGTGCGTCGCCTGGTGGAGTGCTTCCACGACCACGCCCGTGCCCACCACCGGCTGTCCCACCTGTCCCTGCGTACCGGCGTCGAGGAGACCTGGCGACCCCGGTACGCGATGCTGGAGTACGCCTTCCAGCGCCGACGTACCCCGCCGGGTGGCACCGGTTCCCGCCCGCCGACGGCGTCCCGCCGGTGGCCGGTGCCCCGGCAACTCCCTCCGGTCGCCCGGCACCTGGTGGGCCGGGCGGCCGAACTGGCCACGCTCGACCGGGCCGCCACGAGCTGCGGAAAGCCGGACGGGTCGGCCACCGTGGTCGTGATCGACGGTACCGCCGGTGTCGGCAAGACAACTGTCGCGCTGTGGTGGGCGCACCGGGCCGGCGGCCGGTTCCCCGACGGGCAGCTCCACGTCGACCTGGGCGGCTTCGACCCGAACGGCACCCGGGTCTCCCCCGAGAACGCCCTGCGGGGATTCCTCATCGCGCTGGGCGCCGACCCCCATCGGCTGCCGGACGACCTGTCCACGCGCGTCGCGCTCTATCGCAGCCTGCTGGCCGATCGTCGGGTGCTGGTGGTGCTGGACAACGCCTGCGACCCGGGCCAGGTCCGCCCGCTGCTGCCCGGGGGCCCCTCCTGCATGGCGCTGGTGACCAGCCGTAACCAGTTGACCGGCCTGGTCGTGGGCGAGGGCGCGCTGCCGCTGAGGCTGGAGTTGCCGACCGCCACCGACGCGGCGGAGCTGTTCGCGTCCCGGCTCGGCGCCGGCCGGGCAGCCGGGGAACCGGCGGCCGTGGCGGAGATCGTCGACCGCTGCGCCCGGCTGCCCCTGGCCGTGGCCATCGCCGCCGCCAGCGCGGCTGCCCGCCCCGACGAACCCCTCGCCGCGCTCGCCGGGCAGTTACGGACCGGTGCCGCGGTGCTCGACACGTTGTCCACAGGCGCCGACGGCGCCGATGTCCGCACCGCCTTCTCCTGGTCCTATCGACGGCTGAGCCCGATCGCCGCGACCCTGTTCCGGACGCTCGGGCTGCACCCCGGTCCCGACGTCACGGTGGCCGCCGCCGCCAGCCTCGCGGGCGTACCCGTGCGGCAGGTCCGGCCGGCCCTGGCGGAACTGGCCCGCGCGCACCTCGTCTCGGCGCCCCACCGGGACCGGTACCGAACGCACGATCTGCTGCGCGCCTACGCGATGGAGCTGGCCCGGGCCACCGATCCCGCAGCGCGTCGACGGACGGCGCAGGGGCGGCTTCTCGACCATCTGCTCCACACCGCCCACGCCGCCGGCCGGATGTTGGACCCGCAGCGTCACACCATCACGATTCCGCCGCCCGACGATGGGGTGACCGTGGCCGCCCTCAGCGACGAGGCCGCCGCGCTGGACTGGTACGCGGCCGAGGAGACCACCTTGGTCGCGGCGATCCACGGCGCCGCGCGCACCGGCTTTCACGCCCACGCCTGGCAACTGACGTGGGCGTGCGAACCGATGCTGTACCGCCAGGTGCCCCGCCAGCAGTGGGCCGCCCTGCAACGGGTGGCGCTGGCCGCGGCGCGGCGGCTCGGTGACCCGCTGGCACAGGGCCACGCCCATCGCGGACTCGGTCGCGCCTACAGCAGCATCGACAACCGCAGACTCCGGGCCGGCATCCACTTCAACCGGGCCCTGCGGAACTTCGCCACCGCCGACCGGCCCGTCGACGAGGGCTACGTACGGTTCCACCTCAGCCTGCTCTGCGAGCGAGACGGCGAGTACCGGGCCGCGTTGGAGCACACCCGACGGGCGCTGGAACTCTTCGAGCGTGCCGGTCACCGTCCCGGGCAGGCCCGCGCGTACAACGGTCTGGGCTGGCAGCACGCGTTGCTCGGCGACTACGAGGTCGCGCTCGCCTCCTGCGCCCGCGCCCTCGACCTGATGCGCGCGGTCGGAGACCTGCTCGGCCAGGCCCAGGCCTGGGACAGCATCGGCTTCGCCCACCACGGGCTCCGGCGGTACGGGGAAGCGGTCACCGCCTACCGGCGCGCGCTGGCGCTCGTCCGCCGGATCGGTGAGCGCAACAACGAGGCGGAGATGTTGGTCCATCTGGGCGACACCCATGAGGCGGCCGGTTCCCCGGAGGCGGCCGGGCGCGCGTGGCGGCAGGCGCTCACCATTCTCGACGAGCTCGGCGCCTCGGAAGCGGCCGACGTCCGGGCACGGCTCGACGGAACCCCGCCCGTGTGGCCGGCAGCGCCCCCCGGCTGA
- a CDS encoding activator-dependent family glycosyltransferase — protein MRVLITSIPEPTHVLKLVPLAWALRAAGHEVRIASLPRLTTLVEEAGLTAVPVGRDVEVNRAISADEREEHRRGLPPPYHIAEHGPDDSRWAEDLEAYRLFVRWEFQLQNQPLVGGLVDFCRQWRPDLVLWEPNTYAGPIAARACGARHGRVLFTTDVYGVTHQHFRQRLRTRPGGASDPLADWLGGYCRRYGLDFAEDLVHGEFTVDQSPPSLRLRAPGVDYLPMQYVPYGGRAAVPAWLWQRPSRPRVALTLGLSATEHFGGYTFAVGEVLDALADLDVEIVATVAGATAAGPVPANVRLTGFAPLHALAPTCAVVVNHGGFGTVSTVARYGVPQLVLPYHFEGPLLAGRLAARGAAVVLGPDDVGGAAVRRQVARLLDEEGFRAGAAALRDEILAQPTPAGVVPRLEERVRG, from the coding sequence ATGCGCGTCCTGATCACGTCCATCCCCGAGCCGACCCACGTGCTCAAACTCGTGCCGCTGGCGTGGGCGCTCCGGGCCGCCGGCCACGAGGTGCGGATCGCCAGCCTGCCGCGGCTCACCACGCTGGTCGAGGAGGCCGGCCTGACCGCCGTCCCGGTCGGACGCGACGTCGAGGTCAACCGGGCGATCAGCGCGGACGAGCGGGAGGAGCACCGGCGCGGGCTGCCACCGCCGTACCACATCGCCGAGCACGGCCCGGACGACAGCCGGTGGGCCGAGGACCTCGAGGCGTACCGGCTCTTCGTCCGCTGGGAGTTCCAACTCCAGAACCAGCCGCTCGTCGGCGGCCTGGTCGACTTCTGCCGGCAGTGGCGTCCGGACCTGGTGCTGTGGGAGCCGAACACCTACGCCGGCCCGATCGCCGCCCGCGCCTGCGGGGCCCGGCACGGCCGGGTCCTGTTCACCACCGACGTGTACGGCGTCACCCACCAGCACTTCCGGCAGCGGCTCCGGACCCGCCCCGGCGGCGCGTCCGACCCGTTGGCGGACTGGCTGGGCGGCTACTGCCGGCGCTACGGCCTGGACTTCGCCGAGGACCTGGTGCACGGCGAGTTCACCGTGGACCAGTCACCGCCGTCACTGCGCCTGCGCGCGCCCGGCGTGGACTACCTGCCGATGCAGTACGTGCCGTACGGCGGACGCGCGGCCGTCCCGGCCTGGCTGTGGCAGCGGCCGAGCCGCCCCCGGGTGGCCCTGACGCTGGGCCTGAGCGCCACCGAGCACTTCGGCGGCTACACCTTCGCCGTCGGCGAGGTGCTGGACGCCCTGGCCGACCTGGACGTCGAGATCGTCGCCACGGTCGCCGGGGCGACGGCGGCCGGACCCGTGCCGGCGAACGTCCGGCTGACCGGGTTCGCCCCGCTGCACGCCCTTGCGCCCACGTGCGCCGTCGTGGTCAACCACGGCGGATTCGGCACGGTGAGCACCGTCGCGCGCTACGGCGTGCCGCAACTGGTCCTGCCGTACCACTTCGAGGGGCCGCTGCTCGCCGGCCGGCTGGCCGCGCGCGGCGCTGCCGTGGTGCTGGGTCCCGACGACGTCGGCGGCGCCGCCGTCCGGCGGCAGGTGGCGCGACTGCTCGACGAGGAGGGTTTCCGGGCCGGCGCGGCGGCGTTGCGCGACGAGATCCTGGCGCAGCCCACGCCCGCCGGCGTCGTGCCCCGGCTGGAGGAGCGGGTGCGCGGCTAG
- a CDS encoding activator-dependent family glycosyltransferase, with amino-acid sequence MRVLVTSCSERTFLQMMAPVAWALRTAGHEVCFASQPELTEQITRTGLAAVPIGRNRGAWRIAALHVDEREAGRPDLPAPYDAPVLPPESRDWAAMRDGYEAFTTRYHGGGWHVTDNFPMIADLVAYARQWQPDLVLWEPTTYAGGLAAQACGAAHGRLLWSIDVFGAAREIYLDLAARRPATDREDPMARWLGGFARKHGFEFSEELITGQFSIDQLPGSLSLGAAGHDYLPVQYIPYASATVVPKWLWDKPERPRIAVTLGITATDRFNGYAVDLQDVLNALADLDVEVVATVPTKNQAELTAVPANVRLVDWAPLHALVSTCAVVINHAGPGTLLTCAVAGVPQLTLPFDFDEPELARRAAEQGAALVVRPQEATPEAIRAAVRRLLDEPRFASRAAALRDEIRALPSPNDLVTELERRVEHHRATREQRCAS; translated from the coding sequence ATGCGCGTGCTGGTGACTTCCTGCTCCGAGCGCACATTCCTCCAGATGATGGCGCCCGTCGCCTGGGCCCTGCGCACCGCCGGGCACGAGGTCTGCTTCGCCAGCCAACCCGAGCTGACCGAGCAGATCACCCGCACCGGCCTGGCCGCGGTGCCGATCGGCCGCAACCGGGGCGCCTGGCGCATCGCCGCGCTGCACGTCGACGAACGGGAGGCCGGCCGCCCCGACCTGCCGGCGCCTTACGACGCGCCGGTCCTGCCGCCCGAGAGCCGGGACTGGGCGGCGATGCGCGACGGCTACGAGGCGTTCACCACCCGCTACCACGGCGGCGGCTGGCACGTCACCGACAACTTCCCGATGATCGCCGACCTGGTGGCGTACGCCCGGCAGTGGCAGCCCGACCTGGTGCTGTGGGAGCCGACCACCTACGCCGGCGGTCTCGCCGCCCAGGCGTGCGGCGCGGCACACGGCCGTCTGCTGTGGAGCATCGACGTGTTCGGCGCGGCCCGGGAGATCTACCTCGACCTCGCCGCGCGGCGACCGGCGACCGACCGGGAGGACCCGATGGCCCGGTGGCTCGGCGGATTCGCGCGCAAGCACGGCTTCGAGTTCTCCGAGGAACTCATCACCGGCCAGTTCTCCATCGACCAGCTCCCCGGATCGTTGAGCCTGGGCGCCGCCGGCCACGACTACCTGCCGGTGCAGTACATCCCCTACGCGAGCGCCACGGTGGTGCCGAAGTGGCTGTGGGACAAGCCCGAACGGCCGCGCATCGCCGTCACCCTCGGCATCACCGCGACCGACCGGTTCAACGGCTACGCCGTCGACCTGCAGGACGTGCTGAACGCGCTGGCGGACCTCGACGTCGAGGTCGTCGCCACCGTGCCGACCAAGAACCAGGCGGAGCTGACCGCGGTGCCGGCGAACGTCCGGCTGGTCGACTGGGCGCCGCTGCACGCCCTGGTGTCGACCTGCGCGGTGGTGATCAACCACGCCGGCCCGGGGACGCTGCTGACCTGCGCGGTCGCCGGTGTCCCGCAGTTGACCCTGCCGTTCGACTTCGACGAGCCGGAACTCGCCCGCCGCGCCGCCGAGCAGGGTGCCGCCCTGGTCGTCCGGCCGCAGGAGGCGACCCCCGAGGCGATCCGGGCGGCGGTGCGGCGACTGCTCGACGAGCCCCGGTTCGCGTCCCGGGCCGCCGCGCTGCGGGACGAGATCCGGGCGTTGCCCTCGCCCAACGACCTCGTGACGGAGCTGGAACGGCGGGTCGAGCACCACCGCGCCACGCGGGAGCAGCGATGCGCGTCCTGA
- a CDS encoding oxygenase MpaB family protein: MRRRHANLTRIRTLDPERDWLDIYQTMLRLEFPWDMKLGLNLAFNRSFSIPAIAAVHTATGELTERTQKRVDDTGLLMYEMVLNGFDQPRGREALRRVNQIHRPYDIPNEDYLYVLGCLVVIPTRWLQRYGWRRPCCHERRATHLFYRELGRRMGITDIPGTYEEFETWFDAYDAAHLTPNDDAAAIERATRSLLLGRIPRPLAPLGDGLVSAMYDGRLRRATRVGAPAWPVRAGLHVALTLRARLQRWLGAPPKTPLFAAGIRTKTYPDAYEISELGPQPSATADRPGDQQEKCGNGGHGRVDAPSW, encoded by the coding sequence ATGAGACGGCGCCACGCGAACCTGACCCGGATCCGCACGTTGGACCCCGAGCGCGACTGGCTGGACATCTACCAGACCATGCTGCGGCTGGAGTTCCCCTGGGACATGAAGCTCGGGCTGAACCTCGCGTTCAACCGGTCCTTCTCCATCCCCGCCATCGCCGCGGTGCACACCGCCACCGGTGAGCTGACCGAACGCACCCAGAAGCGCGTCGACGACACCGGCCTGCTGATGTACGAGATGGTGCTCAACGGCTTCGACCAGCCCCGCGGCCGGGAGGCGCTGCGCCGGGTCAACCAGATCCACCGCCCCTACGACATCCCCAACGAGGACTACCTCTACGTCCTCGGCTGCCTGGTGGTCATCCCCACCCGGTGGCTCCAGCGGTACGGCTGGCGCCGCCCCTGCTGCCACGAGCGGCGGGCGACCCACCTGTTCTACCGGGAGCTGGGCCGACGAATGGGCATCACCGACATCCCGGGCACCTACGAGGAGTTCGAGACCTGGTTCGACGCGTACGACGCCGCTCACCTCACACCCAACGACGACGCCGCGGCCATCGAGCGCGCGACCCGGTCGCTGCTGCTCGGCCGGATCCCCCGACCTCTCGCGCCGCTCGGCGACGGGCTGGTCAGCGCCATGTACGACGGGCGGCTGCGGCGCGCGACGCGGGTCGGCGCGCCGGCGTGGCCGGTCCGGGCCGGCCTGCACGTGGCGCTCACCCTGCGGGCCCGGCTGCAACGGTGGCTCGGCGCCCCGCCGAAGACACCGCTGTTCGCCGCCGGGATCAGGACGAAGACCTATCCGGACGCGTACGAGATCAGCGAGCTCGGGCCGCAGCCGAGCGCGACGGCCGATCGACCCGGTGACCAGCAGGAAAAATGCGGGAACGGCGGACACGGTCGCGTCGACGCGCCGTCGTGGTGA
- a CDS encoding MAB_1171c family putative transporter, which produces MDTVLYTVCAVGGWFAFGYMLRLQRRQPSPARGAICVALGAFAAGITLAIPPVAAGIDSASGLPNLAKVMSHGCAMTIAASAEHMLLHLSLPPARAAARSRIWVWVTSSAFLAMVALFACTLAYDQPVLLTVEYARDPVVTAYLLIFMLVGFFAYCTDITRLCWRFARICGRPWLRRGLRLTAVGAAFALLYSTNKIIYLIAYWSGYQPAGERQVAAVLVTIAALLMMVGLTMPAWGPIFTITRRWDDYRSYRQLEPLWRDLVAALPELELDPSLRRPLSAARDIDYALTRRVAEIRDGRLALRPYTDVKVTELAERFAGQAGLTVDELRANVEAAHLACALRRHRAGLMAAVPQPADELHRPEGGYAGEIGWLAQVTTAYTRSPVVARTLAAARDAPNLRVGDASR; this is translated from the coding sequence ATGGACACCGTCCTCTACACCGTCTGCGCCGTCGGTGGCTGGTTCGCCTTCGGCTACATGCTGCGGCTCCAGCGGCGGCAGCCGAGCCCGGCCCGCGGCGCGATCTGCGTGGCGCTCGGCGCCTTCGCCGCCGGGATCACCCTCGCCATCCCGCCCGTCGCGGCCGGCATCGACTCGGCGTCCGGGCTACCGAACCTGGCCAAGGTCATGTCCCACGGCTGTGCCATGACGATCGCCGCGAGCGCCGAGCACATGCTGCTGCACCTCTCCCTCCCCCCGGCGAGGGCGGCAGCCCGCAGCCGCATCTGGGTCTGGGTCACCAGCAGCGCCTTCCTCGCCATGGTCGCCCTGTTCGCCTGCACGCTCGCCTACGACCAGCCGGTGCTCCTGACCGTCGAGTACGCGCGGGATCCCGTCGTCACCGCGTACCTGCTGATCTTCATGCTGGTCGGCTTCTTCGCCTACTGCACCGACATCACGCGGTTGTGCTGGCGATTCGCCCGCATCTGCGGGCGGCCGTGGCTGCGCCGCGGCCTCCGCCTCACCGCCGTCGGCGCCGCCTTCGCGCTGCTCTACAGCACCAACAAGATCATCTACCTCATCGCCTACTGGTCCGGCTACCAACCGGCCGGCGAACGGCAGGTCGCCGCCGTCCTGGTCACCATCGCCGCGCTGCTCATGATGGTCGGCCTCACCATGCCGGCGTGGGGGCCGATCTTCACCATCACCCGACGCTGGGACGACTACCGCTCGTACCGGCAGCTCGAACCGCTGTGGCGGGACCTCGTCGCCGCCCTGCCGGAGCTGGAACTCGACCCCAGCCTGCGCCGACCCCTCAGCGCCGCCCGCGACATCGACTACGCCCTGACCCGCCGCGTGGCCGAGATCCGCGACGGTCGCCTCGCCCTGCGCCCGTACACGGACGTCAAGGTGACCGAACTGGCCGAGCGGTTCGCCGGACAGGCCGGCCTGACCGTCGACGAGCTGCGGGCCAACGTCGAAGCCGCGCACCTCGCCTGCGCCCTGCGACGCCACCGGGCCGGGCTCATGGCCGCGGTCCCCCAGCCCGCGGACGAGCTGCACCGCCCCGAAGGCGGCTACGCCGGCGAGATCGGATGGCTGGCCCAGGTCACCACCGCGTACACCCGCTCCCCCGTGGTGGCCCGCACCCTCGCCGCCGCCCGGGACGCCCCGAACCTCCGGGTTGGAGATGCCTCCCGATGA
- a CDS encoding ImmA/IrrE family metallo-endopeptidase, whose amino-acid sequence MILVWQYADEWGNVDVKVHRLRKRCEQIAAEVEIPKPFDIQRLCDLLGQRRGRPIHLMPIRLPALTVCGMYVPTGDFDAIFYEQDTSPLHQLLIIGHELGHLLAGHHATAILDPDASRLLLPDLDPQLVQRSLGRSNYAAAEEREAEMIGSLLLRRARAGHEAEPDSPLDDRHTELYGRLRRSLEHPDW is encoded by the coding sequence ATGATCCTTGTGTGGCAGTACGCCGACGAGTGGGGGAACGTTGACGTGAAGGTGCACCGACTGCGCAAACGCTGCGAGCAGATCGCCGCCGAGGTGGAGATACCGAAGCCGTTCGACATCCAGCGGCTGTGCGACCTGCTCGGCCAACGACGCGGCCGACCCATCCACCTGATGCCCATCCGACTCCCCGCCCTCACCGTCTGCGGCATGTACGTACCCACCGGCGACTTCGACGCCATCTTCTACGAACAGGACACCTCACCCCTGCACCAACTCCTCATCATCGGACACGAACTCGGCCACCTCCTCGCCGGCCACCACGCCACCGCCATCCTCGACCCCGACGCCTCCCGCCTCCTCCTACCCGACCTCGACCCACAACTGGTCCAACGCAGCCTCGGCCGCAGCAACTACGCCGCCGCCGAAGAACGCGAAGCCGAAATGATCGGCTCACTACTACTACGCCGGGCCCGCGCCGGCCACGAGGCCGAGCCGGACTCACCGCTGGACGACCGACACACCGAGTTGTACGGCCGCCTCCGGCGCTCGCTCGAACACCCCGACTGGTAG
- a CDS encoding phosphotransferase family protein, whose translation MALDVTALGHWLRQAGQEVVEPLTANRIGLGQSNLTYLLTDAAGWRGVARRPPLGHLLASAHDVAREHRILTALDRTGVPVPGVLGLCRDDRVADVPVLVVKHVDGLVVDRVETAEAMAPDLRRAVGLELGRVLADLHAVDPAEVGLDDLASHAPYAQRQLRRWSRQWAESRTRELPELEKLTDLLRDRVPEPGDLVLVHGDFHLVNLIVDPSSGTVRAVLDWELSTLGDPLADLGSLLAYWQEPDDPPLGLFNASRLPGFPSRAEITAVYAERSGRDLTALPFWHVLGLWKVAIILEGVYRRALDTPANAARPGTLPDRDVVDRLVAQAWSVAHETGLDRAAGTGTSPGPGIRR comes from the coding sequence ATGGCGCTTGATGTCACCGCGCTCGGGCACTGGCTGCGGCAGGCGGGACAGGAAGTCGTCGAGCCGCTGACCGCGAACCGGATCGGCCTCGGCCAGTCCAACCTGACCTATCTGCTGACCGATGCGGCAGGCTGGCGCGGGGTGGCCCGCCGCCCGCCACTCGGACACCTGCTCGCCTCGGCACACGACGTCGCCCGCGAGCATCGCATCCTGACCGCCCTGGACCGGACCGGCGTACCGGTCCCCGGCGTGTTGGGCCTGTGCCGCGACGACCGGGTCGCGGACGTTCCGGTGCTGGTCGTCAAGCACGTCGACGGCCTCGTGGTGGACCGGGTGGAGACCGCCGAGGCGATGGCCCCCGACCTGCGCCGCGCCGTCGGCCTGGAACTGGGCCGGGTCCTCGCCGACCTGCACGCCGTCGACCCGGCCGAGGTCGGGCTGGACGACCTGGCCAGCCACGCCCCGTACGCGCAGCGGCAGTTGCGGCGGTGGTCCCGGCAGTGGGCCGAGAGCCGCACCCGTGAGCTGCCCGAGTTGGAGAAGCTGACCGACCTGCTCCGGGACCGGGTCCCCGAGCCCGGTGACCTGGTGCTCGTGCACGGCGACTTCCACCTGGTCAACCTGATCGTGGATCCCTCCTCCGGCACCGTCCGCGCGGTGCTGGACTGGGAACTCTCCACGCTCGGCGACCCGCTGGCCGACCTCGGCAGCCTGTTGGCGTACTGGCAGGAGCCGGACGACCCGCCGCTGGGCCTGTTCAACGCCTCCCGCCTGCCCGGCTTCCCGTCCCGCGCCGAGATCACCGCGGTCTACGCCGAACGCTCCGGCCGGGACCTGACGGCACTTCCCTTCTGGCACGTGCTCGGCCTGTGGAAGGTCGCCATCATCCTGGAGGGCGTGTACCGCCGCGCGCTCGACACACCCGCGAACGCCGCGCGACCCGGCACCCTGCCGGACCGCGACGTCGTCGACCGTCTCGTCGCCCAGGCCTGGTCCGTCGCGCACGAAACCGGCCTCGACCGTGCGGCGGGCACGGGAACCTCCCCCGGTCCGGGAATCCGCCGGTAA
- a CDS encoding SDR family oxidoreductase translates to MQDSFEGRTAVVTGASRGIGLAVARHWHDRGGNVVLTARTAEAAEAAAATLGDRAFGFGAHVTSEERARACLEATLARFGRIDVLVNNAGTNPAFGPLVEQDHGRFTKLVDVNLWGPLLWTSLAWRLWMRDNGGAIVNVASLGGLSVSPDLGLYHVSKAALIHLTRQMALELAPGVRVNAVAPGVVRTRLAEALWKENETGVNAATPLGRIGEPHDVAELVAFLASGAASWITGETVLVDGGQLLTGTAVEPVGA, encoded by the coding sequence GTGCAGGATTCTTTCGAGGGCCGGACCGCAGTGGTCACCGGCGCGTCGCGCGGCATCGGTCTCGCGGTCGCCCGCCACTGGCACGACCGGGGCGGGAACGTGGTGCTCACCGCCCGTACCGCCGAGGCCGCCGAGGCCGCCGCCGCCACGCTCGGCGATCGGGCGTTCGGCTTCGGCGCGCACGTCACCTCCGAGGAGCGGGCCCGAGCCTGCCTGGAGGCCACCCTGGCGCGCTTCGGACGGATCGACGTGCTGGTGAACAACGCCGGGACCAACCCGGCCTTCGGGCCGCTGGTCGAGCAGGACCACGGTCGTTTCACCAAACTGGTGGACGTCAACCTGTGGGGTCCACTGCTGTGGACCTCGCTGGCCTGGCGGCTGTGGATGCGCGACAACGGGGGCGCGATCGTCAACGTGGCGTCGTTGGGTGGGCTGTCGGTGAGCCCCGATCTCGGCCTCTACCACGTCTCCAAGGCGGCGCTGATCCACCTGACCCGGCAGATGGCCCTGGAGCTGGCACCCGGCGTGCGGGTCAACGCCGTCGCGCCCGGCGTGGTCCGGACCCGCCTGGCCGAGGCGCTGTGGAAGGAGAACGAGACCGGCGTGAACGCGGCGACCCCGCTCGGGCGGATCGGTGAACCCCACGACGTGGCGGAGCTGGTGGCGTTCCTGGCCTCCGGCGCGGCGTCCTGGATCACCGGGGAGACGGTCCTCGTCGACGGTGGACAACTGCTCACCGGCACCGCCGTCGAGCCGGTCGGTGCCTGA
- a CDS encoding MaoC family dehydratase, whose product MRVFTGIDELRAAVGEHLGHSDWHLVTQRQVDTFAEATGDHQWIHVDAERAAAGPFGTTIAHGFLTLSLIPTLVAQVYRVDGMSMGVNYGSDRLRFPAPVPVGSRIRAGVTLTGVREARRGFQVTSDIQIDLETGGPPACVVAAVSLLVP is encoded by the coding sequence ATGAGGGTCTTCACCGGCATCGACGAGCTGCGCGCGGCCGTCGGCGAGCACCTGGGTCACAGCGACTGGCACCTCGTCACCCAGCGGCAGGTCGACACGTTCGCCGAGGCCACCGGCGACCACCAGTGGATCCACGTGGACGCGGAACGGGCCGCCGCCGGGCCCTTCGGCACCACCATCGCGCACGGCTTCCTCACCCTGTCGCTGATCCCCACCCTGGTCGCGCAGGTCTATCGGGTGGACGGGATGAGCATGGGCGTGAACTACGGCTCGGACCGGCTGCGGTTCCCCGCCCCCGTCCCCGTCGGCTCGCGGATCCGCGCCGGGGTCACCCTCACCGGGGTACGCGAGGCCCGCCGGGGCTTCCAGGTCACCTCGGACATCCAGATCGATCTGGAGACGGGCGGACCGCCGGCGTGCGTGGTCGCCGCCGTCTCCCTGCTCGTCCCCTGA
- a CDS encoding SDR family oxidoreductase → MTERKVAVVTGAARGIGAAVAARLGADGYAVAVWDLDAEGCERTVADLGERGVPACPVVADVSDETAVEAGVEQVAQRLGPPAALVNNAGVLRDNLLFKMSTADWDTVLGVHARGAFLMSRAVQAHMVRQRWGRIVSLSSTSAYGNRGQVNYSAAKAALQGLTKTLAIELGPFGITANAVAPGFVQTEMTAATARRIGRPFDELIADAAAGIPVRRVGQPQDVAEAVSFFLGERAGYISGQVLDVAGGPQG, encoded by the coding sequence ATGACTGAGCGCAAGGTGGCCGTGGTCACCGGAGCGGCACGTGGCATCGGGGCGGCCGTGGCCGCCCGGCTCGGCGCGGACGGCTACGCGGTGGCCGTCTGGGACCTCGACGCCGAGGGCTGCGAGCGGACGGTGGCCGACCTGGGCGAGCGGGGCGTCCCGGCGTGCCCGGTGGTCGCGGACGTGTCCGACGAGACCGCCGTCGAGGCCGGTGTCGAGCAGGTCGCGCAGCGGCTGGGCCCGCCGGCGGCGCTCGTGAACAACGCCGGCGTCCTGCGCGACAACCTGCTGTTCAAGATGTCGACCGCGGACTGGGACACCGTCCTCGGGGTGCACGCCCGGGGCGCCTTCCTGATGAGCCGGGCGGTCCAGGCGCACATGGTCCGGCAGCGGTGGGGGCGGATCGTCTCGCTCTCCAGCACCTCGGCGTACGGCAACCGTGGCCAGGTGAACTATTCGGCGGCGAAGGCGGCGTTGCAGGGGTTGACCAAGACACTCGCCATCGAACTCGGCCCGTTCGGGATCACCGCGAACGCGGTCGCGCCGGGCTTCGTGCAGACCGAGATGACCGCCGCCACCGCCCGCCGGATCGGCCGCCCGTTCGACGAGCTGATCGCCGACGCCGCCGCCGGGATCCCGGTGCGCCGGGTGGGACAGCCGCAGGACGTCGCCGAAGCGGTCTCGTTCTTCCTGGGCGAGCGGGCCGGCTACATCAGCGGTCAGGTGCTCGACGTGGCGGGTGGGCCGCAGGGATGA